The following proteins come from a genomic window of Pseudomonas sp. WJP1:
- a CDS encoding mannuronate-specific alginate lyase, which translates to MRTPKLATLTLLSLAMFAGATQAAAPLRPPQGYFAPIEKVKSADKSEGCDAMPTPYTGSLQFRSKYEGSDKARSTLNVQSEKAFRDSTADITKIERGTSKRVMQFMRDGRPEQLECTLNWLTAWAKADALMSKDFNHTGKSMRKWALGSMASSYIRLKFSDSHPLANHQQESQLIEAWFSKMADQVVSDWDNLPLEKTNNHSYWAAWSVMATSVATNRRDLFDWAVKEYKVGVNQVDAQGFLPNELKRQQRALAYHNYALPPLAMIASFAQVNGVDLRQENNGALKRLGDRVLAGVEDPDEFEEKNGKKQDMTDLKVDSKFAWLEPFCSLYTCSPDVLEKKHEMQPFKTFRLGGDLTKVYDPANEKGKGS; encoded by the coding sequence ATGCGAACTCCGAAACTTGCAACACTGACGCTGTTGAGCCTGGCGATGTTCGCCGGCGCGACTCAAGCGGCCGCGCCACTGCGTCCGCCCCAGGGTTACTTCGCGCCGATCGAGAAAGTCAAAAGCGCCGACAAGAGCGAAGGCTGCGACGCGATGCCGACGCCGTACACCGGCTCGCTGCAATTTCGCAGCAAGTACGAAGGCTCGGACAAGGCCCGTTCAACGCTGAACGTGCAATCGGAAAAGGCCTTTCGCGACAGTACCGCCGACATCACCAAGATCGAGCGCGGTACCAGCAAGCGCGTGATGCAGTTCATGCGTGACGGTCGCCCTGAGCAGCTCGAATGCACCTTGAACTGGCTGACTGCCTGGGCCAAGGCGGATGCCTTGATGTCCAAGGACTTCAACCACACCGGCAAATCCATGCGCAAATGGGCGTTGGGCAGCATGGCGTCTTCGTACATCCGCCTGAAGTTTTCCGACTCCCATCCGCTGGCCAACCATCAGCAGGAGTCGCAGTTGATCGAAGCCTGGTTCAGCAAGATGGCCGATCAGGTGGTCAGCGACTGGGACAACCTGCCGCTGGAAAAAACCAACAACCACTCGTACTGGGCCGCTTGGTCGGTGATGGCAACTTCGGTCGCCACCAACCGCCGCGACCTGTTCGACTGGGCTGTGAAGGAATACAAGGTCGGCGTCAATCAGGTCGACGCCCAGGGCTTCTTGCCCAACGAACTCAAGCGCCAGCAACGCGCGCTGGCCTACCACAACTATGCCCTGCCGCCGCTGGCGATGATCGCCAGTTTCGCCCAGGTCAACGGTGTGGATCTGCGCCAGGAAAACAACGGCGCGCTGAAGCGCCTGGGTGACCGGGTGCTGGCCGGGGTGGAAGACCCGGATGAGTTCGAGGAAAAGAACGGCAAGAAACAGGACATGACCGACCTCAAGGTCGACTCGAAATTCGCCTGGCTCGAACCGTTCTGCTCGCTCTACACCTGTTCGCCGGATGTGCTGGAAAAGAAACACGAGATGCAACCGTTCAAGACCTTCCGCCTCGGGGGTGACCTGACCAAGGTCTACGACCCGGCTAATGAAAAAGGCAAAGGTTCCTAG
- a CDS encoding alginate O-acetyltransferase, which translates to MHPHLIKLLSLSALTAGILAASGGARADEAQAPKFSAEPCCSLCPAAHDPKNYTTRYQQNFTTLVQAQGDWLFRTQEDLRTEFDTTPAGYKRMQQLHDAFKSKGVELVVVYQPTRGLVNRNKLNPAEKASFDFDKALKNYKTMLGRFAQMGYVVPDLSPLTNEQLPETLPAHDFYFRGDQHWTPYGAQRTAKIVAEKVKQIPAFADIPKREFETHKSGRMGKTGTLHNMAGQLCGTSYAIQYMDQFTTEPKGEAGDGDLFGDSGNPEITLVGTSHSGKNYNFAGFLEEAIGADILNVAFPGGGLEGSMLQYLGSDEFQKNPPKILIWEFSPLYRLDQETIYRQMMALLDNGCEGKDAQMSGSTTLKPGKNELMVNSKNLNLQNASHQVDIRFADTSVKTLQATLWYMNGRHEDIKIDKPETSDTDGRFAFELRTDEDWASQNLLAVEIQGPEKAGAAPQKVEAKVCKRNVFPGAGQRTASAGQ; encoded by the coding sequence ATGCACCCACACCTGATCAAATTACTCAGCCTGTCGGCCCTGACCGCCGGCATTCTCGCCGCCAGCGGTGGCGCGCGAGCCGATGAAGCCCAAGCGCCGAAATTCTCGGCTGAGCCGTGCTGCAGCCTGTGCCCGGCCGCCCACGACCCGAAGAACTACACCACGCGCTACCAGCAGAACTTCACCACCCTGGTGCAGGCCCAGGGCGACTGGCTGTTCCGTACCCAGGAAGACTTGCGCACCGAGTTCGACACCACCCCGGCCGGCTACAAACGCATGCAGCAACTGCACGATGCGTTCAAGAGCAAAGGCGTGGAACTGGTGGTGGTTTATCAACCGACCCGTGGCCTGGTGAATCGCAACAAGCTCAACCCGGCCGAGAAAGCCAGCTTCGATTTCGACAAGGCGCTGAAGAACTACAAGACCATGCTCGGGCGTTTCGCACAGATGGGTTACGTAGTGCCGGACCTGTCGCCGCTGACCAACGAGCAATTGCCCGAGACCCTGCCGGCCCACGACTTCTACTTCCGCGGCGACCAGCACTGGACCCCGTACGGCGCCCAGCGCACGGCGAAAATCGTCGCCGAAAAGGTCAAGCAGATCCCGGCCTTCGCCGACATTCCCAAGCGTGAATTCGAGACCCATAAGTCGGGTCGCATGGGCAAGACCGGAACATTGCACAACATGGCCGGTCAACTCTGTGGCACCAGCTACGCGATCCAGTACATGGATCAATTCACCACCGAGCCGAAAGGCGAAGCGGGCGATGGCGATCTGTTCGGCGACTCCGGCAATCCGGAGATCACTCTGGTCGGCACCAGCCACAGTGGCAAGAACTACAACTTCGCCGGTTTCCTCGAAGAGGCCATCGGCGCCGACATTCTCAACGTGGCGTTCCCCGGCGGCGGCCTGGAAGGTTCGATGCTGCAGTACCTGGGCAGCGACGAGTTCCAGAAGAACCCGCCGAAGATTCTCATCTGGGAATTCTCGCCGCTCTACCGCCTCGACCAGGAAACCATCTACCGCCAGATGATGGCGCTGCTGGACAACGGTTGCGAAGGCAAGGATGCACAGATGTCCGGCAGCACCACATTGAAACCGGGCAAGAACGAACTGATGGTCAACAGCAAAAACCTGAACCTGCAAAACGCCAGTCACCAGGTCGACATCCGCTTCGCCGACACCTCGGTGAAAACCCTGCAAGCCACCCTCTGGTACATGAACGGGCGCCACGAGGACATCAAGATCGACAAACCGGAAACTTCCGACACCGACGGGCGTTTCGCCTTCGAGTTGCGCACGGACGAAGACTGGGCCTCGCAGAATCTGCTGGCCGTCGAAATCCAGGGCCCTGAAAAAGCGGGCGCCGCGCCACAGAAAGTCGAAGCCAAAGTCTGCAAACGCAACGTATTCCCGGGCGCTGGACAACGTACCGCTTCAGCCGGGCAATGA
- the algG gene encoding mannuronan 5-epimerase AlgG: MNSAKKGSMTLLAGAMLLASAAAFANVEPAAKPATMAKELQQAKTYTVSSAPTAPLELATPKLPDTSGYTAEAIAAKIVRGKAGKISVRRMMQEDALKDFIGGDNKMAEWVVRQHGIPQAIFVDDGYMNLKDLANKLPKQYFSETSPGVFLAKLPIVVGNKGILEIDKQTQELRLSQEAGSFLVNDGQLFVRDTKVTGWSEKANGPAAFKSPKEFRPFLLAWGGTETYIANSKMASFGYANSKSYGVSISQYTPNMAKVLKRPEPTGWIVGSEFSDMWYGFYCYETSNFVVKGNTYKDNIVYGIDPHDRSHGLIIADNTVFGTKKKHGIIISREVNDSFIFNNRSYDNKLSGLVIDRNSVNNLIAHNEIYQNHTDGITLYESADNLLWGNKVISNRRHGIRIRNSVNIRLYENVAMANGLTGVYGHIKDLSDTDRDIKLDPFDAQVSLIVVGGELAANGSGPLSIDSPLSVELYRVSMLAPTKSSGISFSGILGERQDEILDLLVRQQKAVLIDPVERQTEMRD; this comes from the coding sequence ATGAACAGTGCCAAGAAAGGTTCCATGACCTTGCTGGCCGGCGCGATGCTGCTGGCGAGCGCGGCTGCCTTCGCCAATGTGGAGCCAGCCGCCAAGCCGGCCACCATGGCCAAGGAACTGCAACAGGCCAAGACCTACACCGTCAGCAGCGCCCCGACCGCGCCGCTGGAACTGGCCACACCGAAACTGCCGGACACCTCGGGCTACACCGCCGAAGCCATCGCCGCGAAAATCGTGCGCGGCAAGGCCGGCAAGATCAGCGTGCGCCGGATGATGCAGGAAGACGCCCTGAAGGATTTCATCGGCGGCGACAACAAGATGGCCGAGTGGGTGGTGCGCCAGCACGGCATCCCGCAGGCGATCTTCGTCGACGACGGCTACATGAACCTCAAGGACCTGGCGAACAAGCTGCCCAAGCAGTACTTCAGCGAAACCTCGCCGGGTGTGTTCCTGGCGAAGTTGCCGATCGTTGTGGGTAACAAGGGCATCCTGGAAATCGACAAGCAGACCCAGGAATTGCGCCTGTCCCAGGAGGCCGGTTCGTTCCTGGTCAACGACGGCCAGTTGTTCGTGCGTGATACCAAGGTCACTGGCTGGAGCGAGAAGGCCAACGGCCCGGCTGCCTTCAAGTCGCCCAAGGAATTCCGCCCGTTCCTGCTGGCCTGGGGCGGCACCGAGACCTACATCGCCAACAGCAAGATGGCCAGCTTCGGCTACGCCAACAGTAAGTCCTACGGCGTGAGTATTTCCCAGTACACGCCGAACATGGCCAAGGTGCTCAAGCGCCCTGAACCGACCGGCTGGATCGTCGGTTCCGAATTCTCGGACATGTGGTACGGCTTCTACTGCTACGAAACCAGCAACTTCGTGGTCAAGGGCAACACCTACAAAGACAACATCGTCTACGGCATCGACCCGCACGACCGTTCCCACGGCCTGATCATCGCCGACAACACGGTGTTCGGGACCAAGAAGAAGCACGGGATCATCATTTCCCGTGAGGTTAACGACAGCTTCATCTTCAACAATCGCAGCTACGACAACAAGTTGTCGGGCCTGGTGATCGACCGTAACAGCGTCAACAACCTGATCGCCCACAACGAGATCTACCAGAACCACACCGACGGCATCACCCTTTACGAGAGTGCCGACAACCTGCTGTGGGGCAACAAGGTGATCAGCAACCGTCGCCACGGCATCCGCATTCGTAACAGCGTGAACATTCGCCTCTACGAAAACGTCGCCATGGCCAACGGCCTGACCGGCGTCTACGGGCACATCAAGGACCTGAGCGACACCGACCGTGACATCAAGCTCGACCCGTTCGACGCCCAGGTGTCGCTGATCGTGGTCGGCGGTGAACTGGCGGCCAACGGCAGCGGCCCGCTGTCCATCGACTCGCCGTTGAGCGTCGAGTTGTATCGCGTGTCCATGCTCGCGCCGACCAAATCCAGCGGCATCAGCTTCTCGGGGATTCTCGGCGAGCGCCAGGATGAAATTCTCGACCTGCTGGTGCGCCAGCAGAAAGCCGTGCTGATCGACCCTGTCGAACGCCAGACCGAAATGCGGGACTGA
- a CDS encoding alginate export family protein: MKLNPFMKAGIGLTFALIWSCPTLAAMTEEAKNYGLDVKITGQSEDDRDLGTQSGGDVNGLGLDLRPWVYGESGAWSAFAMGQAVTSTDIIETDTLQESDNDGTQTTDNGDRKTKKNYLAMREFWVGYSGFTPYPGEILKLGRQRLRNDDGQWRDTNIEALNWTFDTTLLRANAGVAERFSEYRTDLKELAPKDKDRLHAFADAEYQWTPGHWAGIRGHHTHDDGKLDYPTPGEPGDSLDKKQNGDISWLGLQANSDAYNWRNTNTVNYWGSITGMSGDRDTVNPLNADGSAPAQAKHSGDVDGWATDLGVRLRLDPQWQVGAAYARASADYEQNGLESNRSNYTGTRSRVHRFGEAFRGEMNNMQSATLFGSWMLNDEYDASLIYHKFWRVDGNKPITSNGIDAVQNNTDDVTGAVLSSTSLPLNNGDKDLGQEMDLVVTKYFKQGLLPAALSQKIDEPSALVRFRGGVFKPGDAYGKEVDSYMHRAFVDVIWRF; the protein is encoded by the coding sequence ATGAAGTTGAATCCATTCATGAAGGCCGGTATCGGCCTGACATTCGCCTTGATCTGGTCCTGCCCGACGCTGGCGGCGATGACAGAAGAAGCCAAGAACTACGGCCTGGATGTGAAAATTACCGGCCAGTCCGAAGACGACCGTGACCTCGGCACCCAGAGCGGCGGCGACGTCAACGGCCTCGGTCTGGACCTGCGCCCGTGGGTCTATGGCGAGAGCGGCGCGTGGAGCGCCTTCGCCATGGGTCAGGCGGTGACGTCCACCGACATCATCGAAACCGACACCCTGCAGGAATCCGACAACGACGGCACCCAGACCACCGACAACGGTGATCGCAAGACCAAGAAGAACTACCTGGCGATGCGCGAATTCTGGGTCGGCTACAGCGGCTTCACGCCCTACCCCGGCGAGATCCTCAAGTTGGGTCGCCAGCGCCTGCGTAACGACGACGGCCAATGGCGCGACACCAACATCGAAGCCCTGAACTGGACCTTCGACACCACCCTGCTGCGCGCCAACGCCGGTGTCGCCGAACGCTTCAGCGAGTACCGCACCGACCTGAAGGAACTGGCGCCCAAGGACAAGGATCGCCTGCACGCCTTCGCCGATGCCGAATACCAATGGACACCGGGCCACTGGGCCGGCATCCGCGGTCATCACACCCACGATGACGGCAAGCTCGACTACCCGACGCCAGGTGAACCGGGCGATTCGCTGGACAAAAAACAGAATGGCGACATCAGCTGGCTGGGCCTGCAGGCCAACAGCGATGCCTATAACTGGCGCAACACCAACACGGTCAATTACTGGGGCAGCATCACCGGCATGAGCGGCGACCGCGACACGGTCAACCCGCTGAACGCCGATGGCAGCGCACCGGCACAAGCCAAGCACAGCGGCGATGTCGACGGCTGGGCCACTGACCTGGGCGTGCGCCTGCGCCTCGATCCGCAATGGCAAGTCGGTGCGGCCTACGCCCGTGCCAGCGCCGATTACGAACAGAACGGCCTGGAAAGCAACCGCTCGAACTACACCGGTACCCGCTCGCGGGTGCACCGTTTCGGTGAAGCCTTCCGTGGCGAAATGAACAACATGCAATCGGCCACGCTGTTCGGTTCGTGGATGCTCAACGACGAATACGACGCCAGCCTGATCTACCACAAATTCTGGCGCGTCGACGGCAACAAGCCGATCACCAGCAACGGTATCGACGCGGTGCAGAACAACACCGACGACGTGACCGGCGCGGTGCTGTCCAGCACTTCCCTGCCACTGAACAACGGTGACAAAGACCTCGGCCAGGAAATGGATCTGGTGGTCACCAAGTACTTCAAGCAAGGCCTGCTGCCGGCGGCGTTGAGCCAGAAGATCGATGAGCCTTCGGCCCTGGTGCGTTTCCGCGGTGGTGTGTTCAAGCCGGGCGATGCCTACGGCAAGGAAGTCGATTCGTACATGCACCGCGCGTTCGTCGACGTGATCTGGCGCTTCTGA
- the algK gene encoding alginate biosynthesis TPR repeat lipoprotein AlgK — MGSLCAVALAVSLAGCAGLPDQRLANEALKRGDTATAAANYQQLAALGYSEAQVGLADIQVDSRDPAQMKQAEATYRAAASVSPRAQARLGRLLVAKPGSTEAEHQEAEGLLKKASAAGEGNTLIPLAMLYLQHPHSFPNVDAQKQISQWRAEGKPEAGLAQVLLYRTQGTYDQHLDDVEKVCKAALNTTDICYVELATVYQKKAQPEQQAELIKQMQAAHSRGTVSAQRIDSVARVLADASLGQPDEKTAQALLEPIAPGYPASWVTLAQLIYDFPELGDVDQMMKYLDNGRAADQPRAELLLGKLYYEGKMVPADAKVAEEHFQKAVGREVAADYYLGQIYRRGYLGKVYPQKALDHLLTAARNGQNSADFAIAQLFSQGKGTKPDPLNAYVFSQLAKAQNTPQATELAQTLEAQLPPAQLAEAQRLLKQEQSVRGNLSQNTLQLHALQEEDGEESL, encoded by the coding sequence ATGGGATCTCTGTGTGCAGTAGCTTTGGCGGTGAGCCTCGCCGGCTGCGCCGGCCTGCCCGACCAGCGCCTGGCCAACGAAGCGCTCAAGCGTGGCGACACCGCCACCGCCGCGGCGAACTACCAGCAGCTGGCAGCGCTGGGCTACAGCGAAGCCCAGGTCGGCCTCGCCGACATCCAGGTCGACAGCCGCGACCCGGCGCAGATGAAACAGGCCGAGGCGACTTACCGCGCCGCCGCCAGTGTTTCGCCGCGCGCCCAGGCCCGTCTCGGCCGTTTGTTGGTGGCCAAGCCTGGCTCCACCGAAGCCGAACACCAGGAAGCCGAAGGCCTGCTGAAAAAAGCCTCCGCCGCTGGCGAAGGCAACACCCTGATCCCGTTGGCGATGCTGTACCTGCAGCACCCGCACAGCTTCCCCAACGTCGATGCGCAAAAGCAGATCAGCCAATGGCGCGCCGAAGGCAAGCCGGAAGCGGGCTTGGCGCAAGTGCTGCTGTATCGCACCCAGGGCACCTACGACCAGCATCTGGATGACGTGGAAAAGGTCTGCAAGGCCGCGCTCAACACCACCGACATCTGCTACGTCGAACTGGCCACGGTCTATCAGAAAAAGGCCCAGCCCGAGCAACAGGCCGAGCTGATCAAGCAGATGCAGGCGGCGCACAGTCGCGGCACCGTATCGGCGCAACGTATCGACAGCGTCGCTCGCGTGCTGGCCGATGCGAGCCTGGGCCAGCCCGACGAAAAAACCGCGCAGGCGCTGCTTGAACCCATCGCCCCGGGCTACCCGGCGTCCTGGGTCACCCTGGCGCAACTGATCTACGACTTCCCGGAACTGGGCGACGTAGACCAGATGATGAAGTACCTGGACAACGGCCGCGCCGCCGACCAGCCGCGCGCCGAGCTGTTGCTGGGCAAGCTCTACTACGAAGGCAAGATGGTCCCGGCCGACGCCAAGGTCGCCGAGGAACACTTCCAGAAAGCCGTCGGCCGCGAAGTCGCCGCCGATTACTACCTCGGCCAGATCTATCGCCGTGGCTACCTGGGCAAGGTCTACCCGCAGAAGGCCCTCGACCATCTGCTGACCGCCGCGCGCAACGGCCAGAACAGTGCCGACTTCGCCATCGCCCAACTGTTTTCCCAAGGCAAAGGCACCAAGCCTGACCCACTCAATGCGTATGTCTTCAGCCAACTGGCCAAGGCCCAGAACACCCCGCAAGCCACCGAGCTTGCGCAAACACTCGAAGCCCAACTGCCGCCTGCGCAGCTGGCCGAGGCCCAGCGCCTGTTGAAACAGGAACAGTCCGTTCGCGGCAACTTGAGCCAGAACACGCTGCAACTGCACGCACTGCAAGAAGAAGACGGCGAGGAATCCCTATGA
- a CDS encoding alginate biosynthesis protein Alg44, translating to MNTAVNANVVHESEAQRQHARVKIPAKLRFFGPDRTPVEARVIDLSAGGLAFNAGQLPLKVGDKYKARLQFVIDNLGLAMDVELQVRSCDRETGRTGCQFQNLEPQDISTLRHLITSHLAGDIVTIGEVLATLQRDNFTKARKTKDGGHGMTPFGRMKAVTFSLGIFVVGLAAFGFIFKSVYGMYFVSHAQAGLVSVPGVNITMPRDGTVQSLVKADGVAAKGAPLATFSTSMLDVLKGHLEDDQLAPAKVEELFGKQMTGTLTSPCDCTVAQQMVADGQYASKGDVIFQLVPRNTEANIEARFSYRQFGDVLPGTAVRFQIAGEDKTRTGKIVNSTSLKSADLSSDIRVLIQPDEALDSSLAGRPVEVNSDRGPNLNWLIDKAMAAGL from the coding sequence ATGAATACCGCCGTCAACGCCAACGTAGTGCACGAATCTGAAGCCCAGCGCCAACACGCCCGGGTAAAAATCCCGGCCAAGCTGCGTTTCTTCGGCCCTGACCGGACACCGGTCGAAGCGCGAGTGATCGACCTTTCCGCCGGTGGCCTGGCCTTCAATGCCGGGCAACTGCCACTGAAAGTCGGCGACAAGTACAAGGCCCGCCTGCAGTTCGTCATCGACAACCTCGGCCTGGCCATGGACGTCGAGTTGCAAGTGCGCTCCTGCGATCGCGAGACCGGTCGCACCGGTTGCCAGTTCCAGAACCTGGAACCGCAAGACATCTCGACCTTGCGCCACCTGATCACTTCGCACCTGGCCGGCGACATCGTCACCATCGGCGAAGTGCTGGCGACCCTGCAGCGCGACAACTTCACCAAGGCGCGCAAGACCAAGGATGGCGGCCACGGCATGACCCCGTTCGGGCGCATGAAAGCGGTGACCTTCAGCCTGGGGATTTTCGTCGTCGGCCTGGCGGCGTTCGGGTTCATCTTCAAGTCGGTGTACGGCATGTACTTCGTCAGCCACGCCCAGGCCGGCCTGGTCAGCGTGCCGGGCGTGAACATCACCATGCCCCGCGACGGCACCGTGCAGAGCCTGGTGAAAGCCGATGGCGTCGCCGCCAAAGGCGCACCGCTGGCGACCTTCAGCACCAGCATGCTCGACGTGCTCAAGGGCCACCTGGAAGACGATCAACTGGCCCCGGCCAAGGTTGAAGAGCTGTTCGGCAAGCAAATGACCGGCACCCTCACCTCGCCTTGCGATTGCACCGTGGCCCAGCAGATGGTCGCCGACGGTCAGTACGCCAGCAAGGGTGACGTGATCTTCCAGCTGGTGCCGCGCAACACCGAAGCCAACATCGAGGCGCGCTTCTCCTATCGCCAGTTCGGCGACGTATTGCCAGGCACCGCGGTGCGCTTCCAGATCGCCGGCGAAGACAAGACCCGCACCGGCAAGATCGTCAACAGCACCAGCCTGAAAAGCGCCGACCTGTCCTCCGACATCCGCGTGCTGATCCAGCCTGACGAAGCCCTGGACAGCAGCCTCGCCGGCCGTCCGGTGGAAGTGAACAGCGACCGTGGCCCGAACCTGAACTGGCTGATCGACAAAGCCATGGCTGCTGGTCTGTAA
- the alg8 gene encoding mannuronan synthase, whose translation MHRLKHGLLQAAGWLFYLSLLMGIAMALPVSTFDSESKDFIFLIGIVGIWRYSMGATHFVRGMLFLYVVYPHLRRKVRKLGKAADPSHVFLMVTSFRIDALTTAQVYSSVIREAIDCELPTTVVCSIVEMSDELLVKSLWNRMNPPARVKLDFVRIPGTGKRDGLAFGFRAISRHLPDDRAVVAVIDGDTVLGEGVVRKTVPWFQLFGNVGGLTTNEFCEVRGGYIMSEWHKLRFAQRHINMCSMALSKRVLTMTGRMSVFRATVVTNPEFIADVESDSLQHWRLGRFKFLTGDDKSSWFSLMRLGYDTFYVPDAAINTVEHPPEKSFIKASRKLMFRWYGNNLRQNSRALGLGIKRLGAFTSVVLFDQRVSMWTSLLGLTVALIASFKYGTAFILVYLLWIGITRLILTLLLSCSGHRIGPAYPAILYYNQIVGALVKIYVFFRLDQQSWTRQPTALTRDLASFQRWFNTWSSRTMTFSAGSIFVAVLLLMV comes from the coding sequence ATGCACAGGCTAAAGCACGGCCTACTCCAGGCCGCCGGTTGGCTGTTCTACCTGAGTTTACTGATGGGCATCGCCATGGCGCTGCCTGTGTCCACGTTCGACTCCGAGTCGAAGGACTTCATTTTCCTGATCGGGATCGTCGGTATCTGGCGCTACTCGATGGGGGCCACGCACTTTGTGCGCGGCATGCTGTTTTTGTACGTGGTCTACCCGCACCTGCGGCGCAAAGTGCGCAAGCTGGGCAAGGCGGCGGACCCGTCCCACGTATTTTTGATGGTCACCAGTTTCCGTATCGATGCCCTGACCACCGCGCAGGTCTACAGCTCGGTGATCCGCGAAGCGATCGACTGCGAGCTGCCGACCACCGTGGTCTGCTCCATCGTCGAAATGTCCGATGAACTGCTGGTCAAGAGCCTGTGGAACCGGATGAATCCGCCTGCCCGGGTGAAACTCGACTTCGTGCGCATCCCCGGCACCGGCAAGCGCGATGGCCTGGCCTTCGGTTTCCGCGCCATCTCCCGCCACCTGCCGGACGACCGCGCCGTGGTGGCCGTGATCGATGGCGACACCGTGCTCGGCGAAGGCGTCGTGCGCAAGACCGTGCCGTGGTTCCAGCTGTTCGGCAATGTCGGCGGCCTGACCACCAATGAATTCTGCGAAGTGCGCGGCGGCTACATCATGAGCGAGTGGCACAAGCTGCGTTTCGCCCAGCGTCACATCAACATGTGCTCGATGGCCCTGTCCAAGCGCGTGCTGACCATGACCGGGCGCATGTCGGTGTTCCGTGCCACCGTGGTCACCAACCCGGAATTCATTGCCGACGTGGAAAGCGACTCGCTGCAACACTGGCGCCTGGGTCGCTTCAAGTTCCTGACCGGCGACGACAAGTCCAGCTGGTTCAGCCTGATGCGCCTGGGCTACGACACCTTCTACGTGCCTGATGCCGCGATCAACACCGTCGAGCACCCGCCAGAGAAGAGCTTCATCAAGGCCAGTCGCAAGCTGATGTTCCGTTGGTACGGCAACAACCTGCGCCAGAACTCCCGCGCCCTCGGCCTGGGGATCAAGCGCCTCGGTGCATTCACGTCCGTGGTGCTGTTCGACCAGCGCGTGTCGATGTGGACCTCGCTGCTGGGCCTGACCGTGGCACTGATCGCCAGCTTCAAGTACGGCACCGCGTTCATCCTGGTGTACCTGCTGTGGATCGGCATCACCCGCCTGATCCTGACCCTGTTGCTGTCCTGCTCCGGCCACCGGATCGGGCCGGCCTACCCGGCGATTCTCTATTACAACCAGATCGTTGGCGCGCTGGTGAAGATCTACGTGTTCTTCCGCCTCGACCAACAGTCCTGGACTCGCCAGCCCACTGCCCTGACCCGTGATCTCGCCAGCTTTCAACGTTGGTTCAACACCTGGTCGTCTCGGACCATGACCTTCTCCGCCGGCAGCATTTTTGTCGCCGTGCTGCTGCTGATGGTCTGA